A stretch of DNA from Campylobacter concisus:
TCATCTTTAAATTTATCGCTCATATTAGCTTTGGTTGAGCAGGTTTTTACGATGTCAAATTTCTTCTCAGCAAGCTCTTTCATCTTATCTTCGATTGCAGCTAGATCGCTCTCGCCTAGCTTCGTGCCCTCATCATCAACTCTAAAATCATAATAAAATCCATCTTCTACGTTTGGTCCGACAAAGAATTTCGCCTTTGGATAGAGTGACTTGATAGCTTGTGCCATGAGGTGTGCACAGGAGTGTCTGATAACGTGTAGTGCCTCTTTTGAGTTATCAAAATAGATAGGCTCAGCACTACTCTCACGCCCTGCGATACTTTGAGTATCGACTATTTCGCCATTTAGTTTGTATGCGATGATATCGCTCATTGTTTTTCCTTATATCAAATTGTCTTTTTTACGATAAAAGAACGATTAAGGATTTTATCTAAATGGGCTTTAAGCTAAACTTAATATTTACTAAGCAAATTTTTATAAATTCTTTTTAAATCCACAAGCTTTGATCTATAAATTTATTTATGAAATATATATATTTATATTTAAATATGTAAATCCCTAAATTTAAAGCTTTTTATTTATATAATTTATTATATTTTAAGATTATGCCTGATAATATTTGTTCTTGAAATGAATTTAGCAATTTCTCGTCTTTGCATTATTTAAATTCATTTTTCTCCCGACAATATTTAGTGCTAGGAAGTGGTTAGCCTAGCACTTTTTTTATTCTGCAAAATTTATTAGCGTTGGTCGTACTATCTTCGTATAATCTTTTGTATTTAAAATGATCGATCTATCAAGTAGTCCTGCATTAAATGCGATCTCATCATTTCTTTGTAGTAACCTTTCATCAACTACGATGTGTAAATTTTTATGAAAGCTAAACGGTGGTACTGAACCAAAAACACAATCTGTCAATGCCAAAACCTCATCTGGACTAGCTAGGCTTGCTCTTTTGCCGTCAAATTTTTGCGTCAAGCTATCAAGATTTGCTTGCATATCGGCTGGCAAAATAGCCAAAATATAAGCTTTACCAGCCTTCATCGCTGGCTTTTCATCGCTTAACAAATAATCATTTAGC
This window harbors:
- a CDS encoding YbaK/EbsC family protein, which produces MSKQIFNKIYELLSKNEAKFKVLNHESATTSEEVAKLRGTKMSQGAKALVCSIKGVDEEKFKQIFKDENVLNDYLLSDEKPAMKAGKAYILAILPADMQANLDSLTQKFDGKRASLASPDEVLALTDCVFGSVPPFSFHKNLHIVVDERLLQRNDEIAFNAGLLDRSIILNTKDYTKIVRPTLINFAE